One Oscillospiraceae bacterium genomic window, CAAGAGTAATTGCGTCATCGCTGTTATCGGCGGTTATGAACAGGTCTCCGTCTATCACCATATCGTGGAGAGTTACTCCGGTTTTGGTGATTATTACATTCCCGTCGACATCAGTAGAAAATGTACCGCTTGCGCAATACAGAACTATGCATCTGTCAAGCATTGCGATAAACTCTGCTCTTGTCAATGCTTCTTTTGGATTCAAATAACCGTCATCGCCTAAAACAATGCCCGCATTCTGCATTGCCGCAACCGATTCCACTGCCCATGCGGAAATGCTGTCATTGTCTTTGAAGGTCGAGGTTGCGTCTGCTGATGAATACTTGAATGAATTGGCAAGCACAACAATAGCGGCCTCGCGGGTTAATACTGTATTTGCATACACATAATCCGTCGGCTTTCCGTTGCCCGGGAAGAACTTTAAATATATATTCAGCCAGTCCCCGTATGTAATTGCCTCATCCGGATGAAATCCGTCAGAGAAGGTTGTTATTATTCCGTTGTCTCCCCATTCTCTGATTGCCGCTTCGGCCCAGTGACCTACTATATCACTGTAATTATCCGTGGCAGATATCGGAATACATGCCGCGGAAAAAACAAAAGCGACCACAAGAAAGATACTGATAAAGGTTCTTTTCATGGTTTCCTTCCTATATTACAGAGATACTTGAATAATATGAAATCTCTGTAAATACAGGATAATATTACACTATATTTCATATTTTGTCAATAAGTATCATAAAAAAATATATTATCATATTAATATATTATTTTCTGCACATACTTATATATAGTATTGTCTCAAAAACTATTTATGGTATTTTATAATGGTATCCGTAACATGATATCATGCTAAAATAACATAATAAAATGCGTGACGCTGCCGCATATCGATATATATACAGCAGCGTCTTTTCTTATATTGAAATACCGTATATTTCCGAGTATTTTTTTTGCAGATATCTTATATAAAAATCCGGATTGAATTTTCCGCAGACTTTTTTAAAAAGCTCGGTGGGATTATACATACTGCCATATTTCCAGATATGTTCACGATTCCATTCGTTTATTGCTTTGATGTTTTTATTCTTCACTTCGCTGTAAACATTTATTTCCTTATTCATTGTATCAAGTATCTGCGCTCCATATGCCGATCCGAATGCGTAAGATGGAAAATATCCGATGTTTCCGTTTGACCAATGACTGTCCTGAAGCACACCGTGTCTGTCGTCAGGAACAACAACACCGAGATATTCCTTGTAAAGTCGATTCCATTCCGAAGGGAGGTCATGCGCTTTAATATCACCGTCGAACATTGCTTTTTCAAGCTCGTATCTTATCATAATGTGCATACAGTAAGTAAGCTCATCTGCTTCCGTTCTTATAAGTGAAGGTTCGGATTTGTTTATCATCTTATAAAATCTATCCGTATCAATATCTTTTAGCTGCTTTGGAAAGCAGCGTTTTAAATATTGCAGTATTAATTCGCAGAATTCACGGCTGCGTCCGATGATGTTTTCATAAAATCTCGATTGGCTTTCGTGAATTGCCATTGATACGCCTTTTTCGAGACAGGTATTCATAAGCTCGTCCCCTATACCCAACTCGTAAAGAGCGTGCCCGCCTTCATGGACAACGCTATATAGTGATGAGGATAGCTGGTTTTCATAATAGTGAGTTGTGATCCGCACGTCTTTCTTTGAAAATTGAATTGTAAACGGATGTTCCGTTTCGGAGATGATGCATGAACGGCGGTCTATTCCGAGAATATCTATTAAATATGAAGAAAATCCACGCTGTTTATCAACCGGGAAATCCTGCAGTAAAGGAGAATCATCTATTTGGTCGGCTTCACTGACGGCATGTACAAGCGGAACAAGCTTTTTACGTAAATTTGTAAAAAATGCATCACATACTTCACTCGTGAGTCCCCGTTCGTATAAATCGAGAGCAATATCATATGGCTTTTTAGTGCTGTCAATATACGCGGAGAATCTGATATTAGAATCAAATATTTTTTGAAGATAAGGTTCAAAGGAAGCAAAGTCGTTATTTTCTTTGGCTTTATGCCACACAGCATCCGCGTCTGAAATCAATTTTTGGTAATCAACATATTCTTTTATCGGGATTTTTCTTATTATGTCGTAATCGCGATACAGCTCCTCCGCTTCGCGTGCGTTTATCGGATGAAGCTCACTTTTTATTGAAAGCAGGTATTCCAGCATCTCGATATTTTCAGGAGCCGTAGAAAGCTCGTATGAAATTCTTGATAGCTCTCCAAGTGTATTTCCCCGAATTAAAGCGGAGGTTTCCGGTGCTGTTGTCGCACCGTCATAATAAATCAGCCCCTGGGCATGATTAAGCGCAAACAAAGTGTTTTCGTATGCTTTGAGTTTTTCAAGAGCGTTTTCTTTATTCATAACATATTTCCTTTCTTTGATAATATTGGAAGTATATCACAAACACTATTTTTTTT contains:
- a CDS encoding S-layer homology domain-containing protein: MKRTFISIFLVVAFVFSAACIPISATDNYSDIVGHWAEAAIREWGDNGIITTFSDGFHPDEAITYGDWLNIYLKFFPGNGKPTDYVYANTVLTREAAIVVLANSFKYSSADATSTFKDNDSISAWAVESVAAMQNAGIVLGDDGYLNPKEALTRAEFIAMLDRCIVLYCASGTFSTDVDGNVIITKTGVTLHDMVIDGDLFITADNSDDAITL
- a CDS encoding carboxypeptidase M32, translating into MNKENALEKLKAYENTLFALNHAQGLIYYDGATTAPETSALIRGNTLGELSRISYELSTAPENIEMLEYLLSIKSELHPINAREAEELYRDYDIIRKIPIKEYVDYQKLISDADAVWHKAKENNDFASFEPYLQKIFDSNIRFSAYIDSTKKPYDIALDLYERGLTSEVCDAFFTNLRKKLVPLVHAVSEADQIDDSPLLQDFPVDKQRGFSSYLIDILGIDRRSCIISETEHPFTIQFSKKDVRITTHYYENQLSSSLYSVVHEGGHALYELGIGDELMNTCLEKGVSMAIHESQSRFYENIIGRSREFCELILQYLKRCFPKQLKDIDTDRFYKMINKSEPSLIRTEADELTYCMHIMIRYELEKAMFDGDIKAHDLPSEWNRLYKEYLGVVVPDDRHGVLQDSHWSNGNIGYFPSYAFGSAYGAQILDTMNKEINVYSEVKNKNIKAINEWNREHIWKYGSMYNPTELFKKVCGKFNPDFYIRYLQKKYSEIYGISI